One Streptomyces sp. SAI-135 DNA segment encodes these proteins:
- the rsmG gene encoding 16S rRNA (guanine(527)-N(7))-methyltransferase RsmG, whose protein sequence is MTEAAELPPAPEQAREVFGDRFEDAVRYAELLAEAGVQRGLIGPREVPRLWERHLLNCAVLSEVVPEGVTVCDVGSGAGLPGIPLALVREDLKITLLEPLLRRTTFLTEVVELLGLDHVTVVRGRAEEVMGKLTPVHVVTARAVAPLDRLATWGVPLLRPYGEMLALKGDTAEEELKAAGTALSKLGAVGTSILHVGEGVVDPLSTVVRVEVGESPGGVRFAAKRAKAARTGRTRRRR, encoded by the coding sequence GTGACGGAGGCAGCGGAGCTTCCCCCCGCGCCCGAGCAGGCGCGTGAGGTGTTCGGCGATCGCTTCGAGGACGCGGTGCGCTATGCCGAGCTCCTCGCCGAGGCGGGTGTGCAGCGCGGTCTCATCGGTCCCCGGGAGGTGCCCCGACTGTGGGAGCGGCATCTGCTGAACTGCGCGGTGCTCTCGGAGGTCGTTCCCGAGGGCGTGACGGTGTGCGACGTCGGCTCCGGTGCCGGTCTGCCCGGCATCCCCCTGGCTCTCGTCCGTGAGGACCTGAAGATCACGCTGCTGGAACCGCTGCTGAGGCGTACGACGTTCCTGACGGAGGTCGTGGAACTGCTGGGCCTGGACCATGTGACGGTCGTGCGCGGCCGTGCCGAGGAGGTCATGGGCAAGCTGACCCCCGTGCACGTGGTGACGGCACGAGCCGTGGCCCCGCTGGACCGGCTGGCGACGTGGGGCGTTCCGCTGCTGCGTCCCTACGGCGAGATGCTGGCACTCAAGGGTGACACCGCGGAGGAGGAGCTCAAGGCCGCGGGTACGGCCCTGAGCAAGCTCGGTGCGGTGGGGACCTCCATCCTGCATGTGGGTGAAGGCGTGGTCGATCCGCTGTCCACCGTGGTGAGGGTCGAGGTCGGAGAGAGCCCCGGCGGTGTGCGCTTCGCTGCCAAGCGCGCCAAGGCGGCCCGCACCGGCCGTACTCGTCGGCGTCGCTGA
- a CDS encoding R3H domain-containing nucleic acid-binding protein, which produces MTEGTTSAAAEGADTLTRLEQEGEIAADYLEGLLDIADLDGDIDMDVEADRAAVSIISDSGSRDLQKLVGRDGEVLEALQELTRLAVHRETGDRSRLMLDIGGYRAKKRAELSELGAKAAAEVKSTGESVKLKPMTPFERKVVHDAIKAAGLRSESEGEEPQRFVVVLPA; this is translated from the coding sequence GTGACGGAAGGCACCACCTCCGCCGCTGCCGAGGGTGCAGACACCCTGACCCGCCTCGAGCAGGAGGGTGAGATCGCGGCGGACTACCTCGAGGGTCTGCTCGACATCGCCGATCTCGACGGCGACATCGACATGGACGTCGAGGCCGACCGAGCCGCTGTCTCGATCATCAGCGACTCGGGCAGCCGCGACCTGCAGAAGCTGGTCGGTCGTGACGGCGAGGTGCTGGAAGCCCTGCAGGAGCTGACCCGCCTGGCCGTGCACCGGGAGACCGGGGACCGCAGCCGTCTGATGCTGGACATCGGGGGGTACCGGGCCAAGAAGCGTGCCGAGCTCTCCGAGCTGGGCGCCAAGGCCGCCGCCGAGGTGAAGAGCACCGGCGAGTCCGTGAAGCTCAAGCCGATGACGCCGTTCGAGCGCAAGGTCGTGCACGACGCGATCAAGGCCGCCGGACTGCGCAGCGAGTCCGAGGGCGAGGAGCCGCAGCGCTTCGTCGTCGTGCTTCCCGCCTGA